One window from the genome of Elaeis guineensis isolate ETL-2024a chromosome 5, EG11, whole genome shotgun sequence encodes:
- the LOC105045466 gene encoding digalactosyldiacylglycerol synthase 2, chloroplastic isoform X1: MSRKQHIAIFTTASLPWMTGTAVNPLFRAAYLAKNGDWEVTLVIPWLSLKDQELVYPNKITFNSPSEHEGYVRQWLEERTDFISSFRIKFYPGKFSLEMRSILPVGDITESIPDEEADIAVLEEPEHLTWYHHGKKWKTKFWRVIGVVHTNYLEYVRREKNGELIAFFVKYASSWVTRIYCHKVIRLSGATQNFPRSIICNVHGVNPRFLDVGKVKLGQLQREEPAFTKGAYYIGKMVWSKGYRELLQLLSKHQDKLSGLKVDLYGNGEDSEQVQQAAKKLSLPVGVYPGRDHADPLFHDYKVFLNPSTTDVVCTTTAEALAMGKIVICANHPSNEFFKQFPNCHIYNSGDEFVKLTVKALTEDPAPLTDDLRHKLSWEAATERFVAAAELNQVVSEEIPPSSSKPFASTSLKSRKPRSVEEVSASLHQTISGIEAARRAFGAIPKTLQPDEQQCKELEWVIPERKRGSGG; encoded by the exons ATGTCTAGAAAGCAACATATTGCAATATTCACAACTGCCAGTCTTCCATGGATGACTGGAACTGCTGTGAACCCTTTATTTCGTGCCGCTTATCTTGCAAAGAATGGTGACTGGGAAGTTACTTTGGTGATTCCTTGGCTCTCCTTGAAGGATCAAGAATTAGTTTATCCAAACAAAATTACGTTCAATTCACCATCCGAACATGAGGGCTATGTTCGTCAGTGGCTTGAGGAGAGGACTGATTTTATATCGAGTTTCAGAATAAAGTTCTATCCTGGAAAG TTCTCCTTAGAAATGAGGAGCATTCTACCTGTTGGTGATATCACAGAGAGTATTCCTGATGAAGAGGCAGATATTGCTGTTCTTGAGGAGCCTGAGCATCTTACTTGGTACCATCATGGAAAGAAGTGGAAAACCAAATTTTGGCGAGTAATTGGTGTTGTCCACACGAATTATTTGGAGTAtgtgaggagagagaaaaatggaGAACTGATAGCTTTTTTTGTGAAATATGCCAGTAGCTGGGTTACACGTATCTACTGCCACAAG GTTATCAGATTATCAGGTGCTACCCAAAATTTCCCAAGATCCATCATCTGCAATGTTCATGGTGTCAACCCAAGATTTCTTGATGTTGGCAAGGTAAAGCTTGGACAGCTACAGAGGGAGGAGCCAGCCTTTACCAAGGGTGCCTACTATATTGGTAAGATGGTGTGGAGTAAGGGCTATAGAGAGCTTCTTCAACTACTCTCAAAACACCAAGACAAATTATCTGGACTCAAAGTAGATTTGTATGGAAATGGAGAAGACTCTGAACAAGTTCAACAAGCTGCAAAAAAATTGAGTTTGCCTGTAGGAGTTTACCCTGGTCGTGATCATGCTGATCCTTTATTTCACGA CTATAAGGTGTTTCTGAATCCAAGCACCACTGATGTGGTTTGTACAACCACAGCAGAAGCACTGGCAATGGGAAAAATTGTCATCTGTGCCAACCACCCTTCAAATGAGTTTTTCAAGCAGTTTCCCAATTGCCACATATATAATAGTGGCGACGAATTTGTGAAATTAACCGTGAAAGCTCTGACTGAAGATCCTGCTCCACTGACAGATGATTTGAGGCATAAGCTGTCATGGGAAGCAGCCACAGAAAGATTTGTAGCAGCTGCTGAGCTAAACCAGGTTGTTTCTGAGGAGATTCCCCCTTCCTCATCCAAGCCTTTTGCATCAACCTCCTTAAAATCACGTAAACCGAGGAGTGTGGAGGAAGTCTCCGCATCCTTGCATCAAACTATTTCTGGAATCGAGGCAGCACGTCGTGCATTTGGTGCAATCCCAAAGACTCTGCAACCTGATGAACAACAGTGTAAGGAGCTTGAGTGGGTTATTCCAGAACGGAAGAGGGGCTCCGGAGGTTGA
- the LOC105045467 gene encoding probable auxin efflux carrier component 1b, whose translation MITAADLYHVLSAVVPLYVAMILAYGSVKWWRIFSPDQCSGINRFVALFAVPLLSFHFISTNNPYAMNYRFIAADTLQKLIVLVVLAIWSKTSSRGCLEWTITLFSLATLPNTLVMGIPLLKGMYGPASGSLMVQIVVLQCIIWYTLMLFLFEYRGAKLLITEQFPDTAGSIISFRVDSDIISLDGKEPLQTEAEVGEDGKLHVTVRKSTSSRSEIYSRRSHGLNSGVSITPRPSNLSNAEIYSLQSSRNPTPRGSSFNHTDFYSMVNGRNASGVSPRHSNFGNVGFDEESGGGVAAGIPKANGVAGGYPGPPGTGIFSPVGAKKKVGGGEGGKDLHMFVWSSSASPVSEGGMHVFRGGEFGNEHGGAAHPTDHHPKDAYDVYGRDDFSFQNRAGTQGMDSLQKDGPSLSKLGSNSTAELHPKSGADGEIKPTSMPPASVMTRLILIMVWRKLIRNPNTYSSLIGVIWSLVSFRWNIEMPAIIARSISILSDAGLGMAMFSLGLFMALQPRIIACGNSIAAFAMAVRFVTGPAVMAAASIAVGLRGVLLHIGIVQAALPQGIVPFVFAKEYNVHPDILSTGVIFGMLIALPITLVYYILLGL comes from the exons ATGATCACAGCTGCCGATCTCTACCACGTCCTCTCGGCCGTAGTCCCGCTCTACGTCGCCATGATCCTGGCCTACGGCTCCGTCAAATGGTGGAGGATATTCAGCCCCGACCAGTGCTCCGGCATCAACCGCTTCGTCGCGCTCTTCGCCgtccccctcctctccttccacTTCATCTCCACCAACAACCCCTACGCCATGAACTACCGCTTCATCGCGGCCGACACCCTCCAGAAGCTCATCGTCCTCGTGGTCTTGGCCATTTGGTCCAAAACCAGCTCCAGAGGGTGCTTGGAGTGGACCATAACACTCTTCTCCCTCGCCACACTTCCAAACACTCTCGTCATGGGCATCCCCTTGCTCAAGGGAATGTATGGCCCCGCTTCGGGGAGCCTCATGGTCCAAATCGTCGTCCTCCAATGCATAATTTGGTACACATTGATGCTCTTCTTGTTTGAGTACAGGGGAGCTAAGCTTCTCATCACCGAGCAGTTCCCCGACACCGCCGGCTCCATCATCTCCTTCCGGGTCGACTCCGACATCATCTCCCTCGACGGCAAGGAGCCGCTGCAGACCGAGGCTGAGGTCGGGGAGGATGGGAAGCTCCATGTCACGGTGAGGAAGTCGACGAGCTCGCGCTCGGAGATATATTCCCGCCGGTCACACGGCCTGAATTCCGGCGTCTCCATCACTCCCCGACCATCCAATCTATCGAATGCCGAGATATATTCGCTTCAGTCGTCGAGGAATCCGACGCCAAGGGGGTCCAGTTTCAACCACACcgatttctattccatggtgaatGGGAGGAATGCGAGTGGTGTGAGCCCGAGGCATTCCAACTTTGGGAACGTGGGCTTCGACGAGGAGAGTGGTGGCGGGGTGGCGGCGGGGATTCCCAAGGCGAATGGGGTGGCGGGCGGATATCCGGGGCCGCCGGGCACCGGAATATTCTCTCCCGTGGGGGCGAAGAAGAAGGTGGGTGGGGGTGAGGGGGGGAAGGATCTGCACATGTTTGTTTGGAGCTCGAGTGCTTCGCCGGTGTCGGAGGGAGGGATGCACGTGTTTAGAGGGGGGGAGTTTGGAAATGAGCATGGTGGAGCAGCTCACCCAACCGATCACCATCCAAAAG ATGCCTATGATGTATATGGTCGCGATGACTTCAGCTTCCAGAACAGAGCTGGTACCCAGGGAATGGACTCACTGCAGAAGGATGGGCCTAGTCTCTCGAAGCTCGGTTCCAATTCCACAGCTGAACTCCACCCGAAATCTGGGGCTGATGGAGAAATCAAGCCGACTTCGATGCCACCTGCTAGTGTGATGACCAGGCTTATTTTGATCATGGTCTGGCGAAAGCTAATTAGAAATCCAAACACCTACTCCAGCCTAATTGGTGTCATCTGGTCACTAGTTTCTTTCAG ATGGAATATTGAAATGCCTGCAATTATTGCTCGCTCGATCTCCATTCTATCAGATGCAGGGCTTGGAATGGCCATGTTCAGTCTTG GTTTATTTATGGCATTGCAACCAAGGATTATAGCTTGTGGCAATTCGATTGCTGCATTTGCAATGGCTGTCAGATTTGTTACAGGCCCTGCTGTCATGGCTGCAGCCTCAATTGCTGTTGGACTTAGAGGCGTTCTCTTGCATATCGGCATCGTACAG GCAGCTCTTCCTCAAGGAATTGTTCCATTTGTGTTCGCCAAGGAGTATAATGTCCATCCTGATATTCTAAGCACAGG GGTTATCTTTGGAATGCTGATTGCGCTCCCCATCACCCTAGTTTACTACATATTGCTGGGACTCTAA
- the LOC105045466 gene encoding digalactosyldiacylglycerol synthase 2, chloroplastic isoform X2: MRSILPVGDITESIPDEEADIAVLEEPEHLTWYHHGKKWKTKFWRVIGVVHTNYLEYVRREKNGELIAFFVKYASSWVTRIYCHKVIRLSGATQNFPRSIICNVHGVNPRFLDVGKVKLGQLQREEPAFTKGAYYIGKMVWSKGYRELLQLLSKHQDKLSGLKVDLYGNGEDSEQVQQAAKKLSLPVGVYPGRDHADPLFHDYKVFLNPSTTDVVCTTTAEALAMGKIVICANHPSNEFFKQFPNCHIYNSGDEFVKLTVKALTEDPAPLTDDLRHKLSWEAATERFVAAAELNQVVSEEIPPSSSKPFASTSLKSRKPRSVEEVSASLHQTISGIEAARRAFGAIPKTLQPDEQQCKELEWVIPERKRGSGG; the protein is encoded by the exons ATGAGGAGCATTCTACCTGTTGGTGATATCACAGAGAGTATTCCTGATGAAGAGGCAGATATTGCTGTTCTTGAGGAGCCTGAGCATCTTACTTGGTACCATCATGGAAAGAAGTGGAAAACCAAATTTTGGCGAGTAATTGGTGTTGTCCACACGAATTATTTGGAGTAtgtgaggagagagaaaaatggaGAACTGATAGCTTTTTTTGTGAAATATGCCAGTAGCTGGGTTACACGTATCTACTGCCACAAG GTTATCAGATTATCAGGTGCTACCCAAAATTTCCCAAGATCCATCATCTGCAATGTTCATGGTGTCAACCCAAGATTTCTTGATGTTGGCAAGGTAAAGCTTGGACAGCTACAGAGGGAGGAGCCAGCCTTTACCAAGGGTGCCTACTATATTGGTAAGATGGTGTGGAGTAAGGGCTATAGAGAGCTTCTTCAACTACTCTCAAAACACCAAGACAAATTATCTGGACTCAAAGTAGATTTGTATGGAAATGGAGAAGACTCTGAACAAGTTCAACAAGCTGCAAAAAAATTGAGTTTGCCTGTAGGAGTTTACCCTGGTCGTGATCATGCTGATCCTTTATTTCACGA CTATAAGGTGTTTCTGAATCCAAGCACCACTGATGTGGTTTGTACAACCACAGCAGAAGCACTGGCAATGGGAAAAATTGTCATCTGTGCCAACCACCCTTCAAATGAGTTTTTCAAGCAGTTTCCCAATTGCCACATATATAATAGTGGCGACGAATTTGTGAAATTAACCGTGAAAGCTCTGACTGAAGATCCTGCTCCACTGACAGATGATTTGAGGCATAAGCTGTCATGGGAAGCAGCCACAGAAAGATTTGTAGCAGCTGCTGAGCTAAACCAGGTTGTTTCTGAGGAGATTCCCCCTTCCTCATCCAAGCCTTTTGCATCAACCTCCTTAAAATCACGTAAACCGAGGAGTGTGGAGGAAGTCTCCGCATCCTTGCATCAAACTATTTCTGGAATCGAGGCAGCACGTCGTGCATTTGGTGCAATCCCAAAGACTCTGCAACCTGATGAACAACAGTGTAAGGAGCTTGAGTGGGTTATTCCAGAACGGAAGAGGGGCTCCGGAGGTTGA
- the LOC105045464 gene encoding hydroxymethylglutaryl-CoA lyase, mitochondrial isoform X2 gives MSSLEEPIGLDNLPNLSYVGRLQRCTSSGCRPRLDETEMGNCSIEDRECSSSNSCDEEYAWRRQPGDKFYRDPIILKASRIGRSRMVFDSVCDSWHLQDHCYSSSCNNTEIRGLANKFLRGLPKFVKIVEVGPRDGLQNEKTTVPTSVKIELIQKLVSSGLSVIEATSFVSPKWVPQLADAKDVMKAIQGVEGARFPVLTPNLKGFEAAVASGAKEVAIFASASESFSLSNINCSIEESLNRYRNVTLAAKGLKIPVRGYVSCVVGCPVEGSVPPSKVAYVAKELYDMGCYEISLGDTIGVGTPGTVIPMLEAVVSVIPVEKLAVHFHDTYGQSLPNILVSLQMGISTVDSSVAGLGGCPYAKGASGNVATEDVVYMLHGLGIMTNVDLSKLMAAGDFICKRLGRHTGSKTAIALSRITADASKI, from the exons ATGTCCAGCTTAGAGGAGCCGATAGGTCTCGACAACCTGCCAAACTTGAGCTATGTTGGTAGGCTTCAAAGATGCACTTCTAGTGGTTGCAGGCCTAGATTAGATGAAACAGAAATGGGTAATTGCTCGATTGAAGACCGAGAATGCAGCTCTTCTAACAGCTGCGA TGAAGAATATGCCTGGAGAAGGCAGCCAGGGGATAAGTTTTACAGAGATCCCATAATTTTGAAGGCTTCACGCATTGGTAGAAGTCGAATGGTCTTTGACAGTGTTTGTGATTCATGGCATCTGCAAGATCATTGCTATAGTTCATCATGCAATAACACAGAAATAAGAGGTCTTGCGAACAAG TTTTTAAGAGGTCTGCCAAAGTTTGTGAAGATTGTGGAAGTTGGTCCAAGAGATGGTTTACAAAATGAGAAGACCACTGTACCCACATCTGTAAAGATTGAATTGATACAAAAGTTAGTCTCCTCTGGATTGTCTGTCATAGAGGCTACGAGTTTTGTTTCTCCAAAATGGGTACCACAG CTGGCAGATGCAAAGGATGTCATGAAAGCTATTCAAGGTGTAGAGGGTGCAAGGTTTCCTGTCTTAACTCCCAACCTTAAG GGATTTGAGGCAGCTGTTGCATCAGGTGCAAAGGAAGTAGCAATTTTTGCCTCAGCTTCTGAGTCCTTTTCTTTGTCGAATATCAATTGTAGCATAGAAGAGAGCCTCAATCGTTATCGTAATGTCACCCTCGCTGCAAAAGGACTAAAAATTCCTGTTCGTGG GTATGTGTCATGTGTTGTCGGGTGTCCAGTAGAAGGATCAGTGCCTCCATCAAAGGTGGCGTATGTGGCAAAAGAGCTTTATGATATGGGTTGCTATGAGATTTCACTTGGTGATACAATTGGAGTTGGCACTCCAG GCACTGTTATTCCAATGCTTGAAGCTGTCGTGTCTGTCATTCCTGTAGAGAAACTTGCTGTCCATTTTCATGATACATATGGCCAGTCTCTCCCAAATATTCTGGTCTCCCTCCAA ATGGGGATCAGTACTGTAGATTCATCTGTTGCGGGACTGGGAGGTTGCCCCTATGCAAAGGGCGCTTCAGGAAATGTTGCCACTGAGGATGTTGTCTACATGCTCCATGGGCTTGGCATAATGACCAATGTGGACCTGAGCAAGCTAATGGCCGCTGGTGACTTCATCTGCAAACGTTTGGGGCGTCATACTGGGTCAAAAACTGCCATCGCTCTGAGCCGGATTACAGCAGATGCCTCTAAGATATGA
- the LOC105045464 gene encoding uncharacterized protein isoform X1, with product MLTSRILSKCSRWTTYLSCAFIPVSFLTSSSRMSSLEEPIGLDNLPNLSYVGRLQRCTSSGCRPRLDETEMGNCSIEDRECSSSNSCDEEYAWRRQPGDKFYRDPIILKASRIGRSRMVFDSVCDSWHLQDHCYSSSCNNTEIRGLANKFLRGLPKFVKIVEVGPRDGLQNEKTTVPTSVKIELIQKLVSSGLSVIEATSFVSPKWVPQLADAKDVMKAIQGVEGARFPVLTPNLKGFEAAVASGAKEVAIFASASESFSLSNINCSIEESLNRYRNVTLAAKGLKIPVRGYVSCVVGCPVEGSVPPSKVAYVAKELYDMGCYEISLGDTIGVGTPGTVIPMLEAVVSVIPVEKLAVHFHDTYGQSLPNILVSLQMGISTVDSSVAGLGGCPYAKGASGNVATEDVVYMLHGLGIMTNVDLSKLMAAGDFICKRLGRHTGSKTAIALSRITADASKI from the exons ATGCTGACATCaagaattttgtctaaatgttcgcGGTGGACGACCTACTTGTCATGTGCATTTATACCAGTTTCCTTTTTGACATCTAGTTCCAGAATGTCCAGCTTAGAGGAGCCGATAGGTCTCGACAACCTGCCAAACTTGAGCTATGTTGGTAGGCTTCAAAGATGCACTTCTAGTGGTTGCAGGCCTAGATTAGATGAAACAGAAATGGGTAATTGCTCGATTGAAGACCGAGAATGCAGCTCTTCTAACAGCTGCGA TGAAGAATATGCCTGGAGAAGGCAGCCAGGGGATAAGTTTTACAGAGATCCCATAATTTTGAAGGCTTCACGCATTGGTAGAAGTCGAATGGTCTTTGACAGTGTTTGTGATTCATGGCATCTGCAAGATCATTGCTATAGTTCATCATGCAATAACACAGAAATAAGAGGTCTTGCGAACAAG TTTTTAAGAGGTCTGCCAAAGTTTGTGAAGATTGTGGAAGTTGGTCCAAGAGATGGTTTACAAAATGAGAAGACCACTGTACCCACATCTGTAAAGATTGAATTGATACAAAAGTTAGTCTCCTCTGGATTGTCTGTCATAGAGGCTACGAGTTTTGTTTCTCCAAAATGGGTACCACAG CTGGCAGATGCAAAGGATGTCATGAAAGCTATTCAAGGTGTAGAGGGTGCAAGGTTTCCTGTCTTAACTCCCAACCTTAAG GGATTTGAGGCAGCTGTTGCATCAGGTGCAAAGGAAGTAGCAATTTTTGCCTCAGCTTCTGAGTCCTTTTCTTTGTCGAATATCAATTGTAGCATAGAAGAGAGCCTCAATCGTTATCGTAATGTCACCCTCGCTGCAAAAGGACTAAAAATTCCTGTTCGTGG GTATGTGTCATGTGTTGTCGGGTGTCCAGTAGAAGGATCAGTGCCTCCATCAAAGGTGGCGTATGTGGCAAAAGAGCTTTATGATATGGGTTGCTATGAGATTTCACTTGGTGATACAATTGGAGTTGGCACTCCAG GCACTGTTATTCCAATGCTTGAAGCTGTCGTGTCTGTCATTCCTGTAGAGAAACTTGCTGTCCATTTTCATGATACATATGGCCAGTCTCTCCCAAATATTCTGGTCTCCCTCCAA ATGGGGATCAGTACTGTAGATTCATCTGTTGCGGGACTGGGAGGTTGCCCCTATGCAAAGGGCGCTTCAGGAAATGTTGCCACTGAGGATGTTGTCTACATGCTCCATGGGCTTGGCATAATGACCAATGTGGACCTGAGCAAGCTAATGGCCGCTGGTGACTTCATCTGCAAACGTTTGGGGCGTCATACTGGGTCAAAAACTGCCATCGCTCTGAGCCGGATTACAGCAGATGCCTCTAAGATATGA